A section of the Oncorhynchus keta strain PuntledgeMale-10-30-2019 chromosome 15, Oket_V2, whole genome shotgun sequence genome encodes:
- the LOC118400384 gene encoding nuclear receptor subfamily 2 group F member 6-like isoform X1 — protein MAMVSGGWGDPNGGTNGLGEKGYLRGEEEDGSPQAGGSDMEVGDEDKACVVDCVVCGDKSSGKHYGVFTCEGCKSFFKRSIRRNLNYTCRSNRECQIDQHHRNQCQYCRLEKCFRVGMRKEAVQRGRIPPSHSSLSPTGTPVGGGSGVGVAEFYNNNGGQPVSELISQLLRAEPYPSSRYGHQYNQQGQATGAGGAVMGIDNICELAARLLFSTIEWARNIPYFPELPVSEQVALLRLSWSELFILNAAQSALPLHMAPLLAAAGFHSSPMSAERVVSFMDQVRVFQNQVDKLTRLQVDSAEYSCLKAIVLFSPDACGLTDPVHVESLQEKAQVALTEYERMQYPGQPQRFGRLLLRLPALRAVPANLISQLFFMRLVGKTPIETLIRDMQLSGSSISWPYVPGQ, from the exons ATGGCCATGGTGAGTGGGGGCTGGGGAGACCCCAACGGGGGCACCAACGGGCTGGGGGAGAAGGGCTatctgaggggagaggaggaggacggtTCGCCCCAGGCCGGGGGCAGCGACATGGAGGTCGGGGACGAGGACAAGGCGTGTGTGGTGgactgtgtggtgtgtggggaCAAGTCCAGTGGGAAGCACTATGGTGTGTTCACCTGCGAGGGCTGCAAGAGCTTCTTCAAGAGGAGCATCCGCCGCAACCTCAACTATACCTGCAG GTCGAATCGAGAGTGCCAGATCGACCAACATCACCGCAACCAGTGCCAGTACTGCCGCCTTGAAAAGTGCTTTCGTGTTGGCATGCGCAAAGAAG CAGTTCAGCGCGGACGTATCCCCCCGTCACACTCCAGCCTCAGCCCCACGGGCACCCCAGTAGGTGGTGGTAGCGGCGTCGGAGTGGCAGAGTTTTACAACAACAACGGCGGGCAGCCCGTGTCGGAGCTCATCTCCCAGCTGCTGCGTGCCGAGCCCTACCCCAGCAGCCGCTACGGCCACCAGTACAACCAACAGGGTCAGGCCACCGGCGCAGGTGGGGCCGTTATGGGCATCGACAACATCTGTGAGCTGGCAGCCAGACTGCTCTTCAGCACCATCGAGTGGGCCAGGAACATCCCCTACTTCCCAGAGCTACCCGTGTCAGAGCAGGTGGCTCTGCTCAGGTTGAGTTGGAGCGAGTTGTTCATTCTGAATGCAGCCCAGTCCGCCCTGCCCCTCCACATGGCCCCACTGCTGGCCGCGGCAGGCTTCCACTCCTCGCCCATGTCAGCTGAGCGAGTGGTGTCCTTCATGGACCAGGTGAGGGTGTTCCAGAACCAGGTGGACAAGTTGACCCGGCTCCAGGTGGACTCGGCCGAGTACAGCTGCCTCAAGGCCATCGTCCTCTTCTCACCAG aTGCGTGTGGGCTGACAGACCCGGTCCACGTGGAGTCTCTGCAGGAAAAGGCCCAGGTGGCTCTGACAGAATACGAGCGGATGCAGTACCCAGGTCAGCCGCAGCGCTTCGGCCGCTTGCTCCTCCGCCTGCCCGCCCTCCGTGCCGTGCCCGCCAACCTCATCTCCCAGCTCTTCTTCATGCGTCTGGTGGGCAAGACACCCATTGAGACGCTCATCCGTGACATGCAGCTCTCCGGAAGCTCCATCAGCTGGCCCTACGTCCCTGGTCAGTAA
- the LOC118400382 gene encoding plasmalemma vesicle-associated protein-like yields MYKSSYSQAKFGLEARRKIQKPRGKSCGYYMRVVFFFSSLIQSLIIVSLVLFLVYGSSPDAVAESRVKDLEKSFNHLSIDNINLRQQGKNLTKLLNATLTDKMRNDKYMMSLRQVANGSGMFIANLKGLVTQCENDKGRCQIQLRMSQCFRAMPPNENQVQQLEQLLKLVSSNFSQTVQFMRMEMENKVMDRDTLTLEAISLRRDKTFLQRQLEGYRKKCKEDFVQSLAGISDVSKAFLLKIDNLLPNVSPFLLTCEKQLHHLDQIRNNCTGLSREVENKFQQYLNKVGSQMSEIEGCSARLQADKDQLKEVYNWCSYNRSAMALEHREKLQKTQEKYDRETERLLMDSRRLQGDKELQETVMKVKEGEIGILKDKMNNLNTSLVNCGSRTGMGNPGMSGANQTGPWSSRHGMGYPGSTGNGFGRAGSSASSSSGATRMNGSGMDGSKGLAHINQHLRELQQYSNADSGSEVSG; encoded by the exons ATGTACAAAAGCAGTTACTCCCAGGCCAAGTTTGGCTTGGAGGCCAGGAGGAAGATCCAGAAGCCCAGAGGGAAGAGCTGTGGCTACTACATGAGGgttgtcttcttcttctcctctctgatccaGTCACTCATCATCGTCAGCCTGGTGCTCTTCCTGGTCTACGGGAGCTCCCCAGATGCGGTGGCCGAGAGCCGGGTCAAGGACCTGGAGAAGAGCTTCAACCACCTCTCCATTGACAACATCAACCTCCGGCAGCAGGGAAAGAACCTGACGAAGCTCCTGAATGCCACCCTGACTGACAAGATGCGCAACGACAAATATATGATGAGTCTGCGTCAGGTGGCAAACGGGTCTGGCATGTTCATCGCCAATCTCAAAGGACTAGTG ACTCAGTGTGAAAATGATAAGGGAAGATGTCAGATTCAACTTAGAATGAGCCAATGCTTCAGGGCCATGCCCCCAAATG AAAACCAGGTCCAGCAGCTGGAGCAGTTGCTAAAGCTAGTGAGCTCCAACTTCAGTCAGACGGTGCAGTTCatgaggatggagatggagaacaAAGTCATGGACCGGGACACCCTGACACTGGAGGCCATCTCCCTCCGGAGGGACAAGACCTTCCTGCAGAGACAACTGGAGGGCTACAGGAAGAAGTGCAAGGAGGACTTTGTCCAATCCCTGGCTGGCATCTCTGACGTCTCTAAAGCCTTCCTGTTGAAGATCGACAACCTTCTGCCCAATGTCAGCCCCTTCCTGCTCACCTGCGAGAAGCAGCTCCACCACCTGGACCAGATCCGCAACAACTGCACCGGTCTGTCCCGCGAGGTGGAGAACAAGTTCCAGCAATACCTGAACAAGGTGGGCTCTCAGATGTCAGAGATTGAGGGTTGCAGTGCCAGGCTGCAGGCAGATAAAGACCAGCTGAAGGAGGTCTACAACTGGTGCAGCTACAACCGCAGTGCCATGGCCCTGGAGCACCGCGAGAAGCTTCAGAAGACCCAGGAGAAATACGACCGAGAGACGGAGAGGCTGCTGATGGATAGCAGAAGGCTGCAGGGGGACAAGGAGCTACAGGAGACGGTGATGAAGGTGAAGGAGGGCGAGATCGGCATTCTCAAGGACAAGATGAATAACCTCAACACCTCACTGGTCAACTGTGGCTCCAGG ACCGGAATGGGTAACCCAGGAATGTCCGGAGCAAATCAGACTGGACCCTGGAGTAGCAGGCATGGGATGGGTTACCCTGGCTCAACTGGGAATGGATTTGGCAGGGCAGGGTCAAGTGCTTCGTCATCATCAGGCGCCACAAGGATGAACGGTTCAGGAATGGACGGCTCGAAAGGTTTAG CACATATCAATCAACACTTACGAGAACTGCAGCAGTATTCTAATGCCGACTCCGGCTCAGA
- the LOC118400384 gene encoding nuclear receptor subfamily 2 group F member 6-like isoform X2, giving the protein MAMVSGGWGDPNGGTNGLGEKGYLRGEEEDGSPQAGGSDMEVGDEDKACVVDCVVCGDKSSGKHYGVFTCEGCKSFFKRSIRRNLNYTCRSNRECQIDQHHRNQCQYCRLEKCFRVGMRKEVQRGRIPPSHSSLSPTGTPVGGGSGVGVAEFYNNNGGQPVSELISQLLRAEPYPSSRYGHQYNQQGQATGAGGAVMGIDNICELAARLLFSTIEWARNIPYFPELPVSEQVALLRLSWSELFILNAAQSALPLHMAPLLAAAGFHSSPMSAERVVSFMDQVRVFQNQVDKLTRLQVDSAEYSCLKAIVLFSPDACGLTDPVHVESLQEKAQVALTEYERMQYPGQPQRFGRLLLRLPALRAVPANLISQLFFMRLVGKTPIETLIRDMQLSGSSISWPYVPGQ; this is encoded by the exons ATGGCCATGGTGAGTGGGGGCTGGGGAGACCCCAACGGGGGCACCAACGGGCTGGGGGAGAAGGGCTatctgaggggagaggaggaggacggtTCGCCCCAGGCCGGGGGCAGCGACATGGAGGTCGGGGACGAGGACAAGGCGTGTGTGGTGgactgtgtggtgtgtggggaCAAGTCCAGTGGGAAGCACTATGGTGTGTTCACCTGCGAGGGCTGCAAGAGCTTCTTCAAGAGGAGCATCCGCCGCAACCTCAACTATACCTGCAG GTCGAATCGAGAGTGCCAGATCGACCAACATCACCGCAACCAGTGCCAGTACTGCCGCCTTGAAAAGTGCTTTCGTGTTGGCATGCGCAAAGAAG TTCAGCGCGGACGTATCCCCCCGTCACACTCCAGCCTCAGCCCCACGGGCACCCCAGTAGGTGGTGGTAGCGGCGTCGGAGTGGCAGAGTTTTACAACAACAACGGCGGGCAGCCCGTGTCGGAGCTCATCTCCCAGCTGCTGCGTGCCGAGCCCTACCCCAGCAGCCGCTACGGCCACCAGTACAACCAACAGGGTCAGGCCACCGGCGCAGGTGGGGCCGTTATGGGCATCGACAACATCTGTGAGCTGGCAGCCAGACTGCTCTTCAGCACCATCGAGTGGGCCAGGAACATCCCCTACTTCCCAGAGCTACCCGTGTCAGAGCAGGTGGCTCTGCTCAGGTTGAGTTGGAGCGAGTTGTTCATTCTGAATGCAGCCCAGTCCGCCCTGCCCCTCCACATGGCCCCACTGCTGGCCGCGGCAGGCTTCCACTCCTCGCCCATGTCAGCTGAGCGAGTGGTGTCCTTCATGGACCAGGTGAGGGTGTTCCAGAACCAGGTGGACAAGTTGACCCGGCTCCAGGTGGACTCGGCCGAGTACAGCTGCCTCAAGGCCATCGTCCTCTTCTCACCAG aTGCGTGTGGGCTGACAGACCCGGTCCACGTGGAGTCTCTGCAGGAAAAGGCCCAGGTGGCTCTGACAGAATACGAGCGGATGCAGTACCCAGGTCAGCCGCAGCGCTTCGGCCGCTTGCTCCTCCGCCTGCCCGCCCTCCGTGCCGTGCCCGCCAACCTCATCTCCCAGCTCTTCTTCATGCGTCTGGTGGGCAAGACACCCATTGAGACGCTCATCCGTGACATGCAGCTCTCCGGAAGCTCCATCAGCTGGCCCTACGTCCCTGGTCAGTAA